The Sphingosinithalassobacter sp. CS137 genome includes a region encoding these proteins:
- a CDS encoding transglycosylase domain-containing protein: MSSFSQQASHAWHSFLGLPWKRIFLWAIGVGAALALLGAVALLIAVYSTRASLPSFHELKSSPNGQMIRVRASDGSVLVSLGPSYGEWIEHDDIPEVMRDAMVAVEDRRYYSHPGVDPVALARIAKFAIDNRNTGRRLQGASTITQQVARTIFLSNKYDVGRKLREMVLALAMERKFSKDQILELYLNKVYFGGGAYGIDAASRRFFGHDATELSLAEAAVIAGLVKAPSRYSPTADAQAAVDRASTVLRLMVETGTITPAQAAATDPEEVELAPEPRQNSVRYFTDWALPQLEVLIDETEAPLEVWTTLDPAMQRAADAAIRDNAPTGVQGALVSLDRDGAVRAMVGGKDYVSSIYNRATQAERQPGSAFKLFVYLAALEAGYRPDDLVTDERIDINGWQPRNSSGRFSGEMSLRTAFAYSVNTVAAKLGAEVGFGTVADMARRFGVTTEINTQPAMVLGTSNVRLIDMTRAFAAVSQNGVAVTPYGITRVTANGETIYTHQVDRSRVLVAPYVAAQMIDLLQTAVNTGTGRAAQIGRPVAGKTGTTTANKDGWFLGFSSGLTTGVWMGRDDARAVPGLGGGTAPARAFAAFMRPAVAGRPVEEFATEVTLPEWQLEPEADAYYEGPDNGLFVDEYGNPIDSGAPLPEGDMPADPAEGEGRLDQDWMDRVLGRTPQDEVPAQQQPLPPQPQPQARQPSLTPPSDRAPPPAGGGPSAGIGDPRDRQREPARTPPPIPTIAQE; this comes from the coding sequence GTGAGCAGTTTTTCGCAACAGGCCAGTCATGCCTGGCATTCGTTCCTGGGCCTGCCCTGGAAGCGCATTTTCCTGTGGGCCATCGGTGTCGGCGCGGCACTGGCGCTGCTGGGCGCGGTGGCGCTGCTGATCGCCGTCTATTCGACGCGCGCGTCGCTGCCGAGCTTTCATGAGCTGAAATCGTCTCCGAACGGGCAGATGATCCGCGTTCGCGCCTCGGACGGGTCGGTCCTGGTCTCCCTCGGGCCCAGCTATGGGGAGTGGATCGAGCACGACGATATCCCCGAAGTGATGCGCGATGCGATGGTCGCGGTCGAGGACCGGCGATATTATTCGCATCCCGGCGTCGATCCGGTCGCGCTGGCGCGAATCGCCAAGTTCGCGATCGACAACCGCAACACGGGGCGTCGCCTTCAGGGCGCATCGACCATCACCCAGCAGGTGGCGCGTACGATCTTCCTGTCGAACAAATATGATGTCGGCCGCAAGCTGCGCGAGATGGTGCTCGCGCTGGCGATGGAGCGCAAGTTCAGCAAGGACCAGATCCTCGAGCTTTATCTGAACAAGGTGTATTTCGGCGGCGGCGCCTACGGCATCGACGCCGCCAGCCGCCGCTTCTTCGGGCATGACGCGACCGAGCTCTCGCTGGCCGAGGCCGCAGTCATCGCCGGGCTGGTGAAGGCACCTTCGCGCTATTCGCCCACTGCCGACGCTCAGGCGGCGGTGGACCGCGCCAGCACGGTGCTGCGCCTGATGGTCGAGACCGGCACGATCACTCCGGCGCAGGCCGCCGCCACGGATCCCGAGGAGGTCGAATTGGCGCCGGAGCCGCGCCAGAACAGCGTGCGCTACTTCACCGATTGGGCGCTGCCGCAGCTGGAAGTGCTGATCGACGAAACCGAAGCGCCACTGGAAGTTTGGACCACGCTCGACCCCGCGATGCAGCGCGCAGCCGACGCGGCGATCCGCGACAATGCGCCGACAGGGGTGCAGGGTGCGCTCGTCTCGCTGGACCGCGACGGCGCGGTGCGCGCGATGGTGGGCGGCAAGGATTATGTCTCGTCGATCTACAATCGGGCGACCCAGGCCGAGCGCCAGCCGGGATCGGCCTTCAAGCTGTTTGTCTATCTCGCGGCGCTGGAGGCGGGCTACCGCCCTGACGATCTGGTCACCGACGAGCGGATCGACATCAACGGATGGCAGCCGCGCAACAGTTCCGGCCGCTTCTCGGGCGAGATGTCGCTGCGCACGGCGTTCGCCTATTCGGTCAACACGGTCGCCGCCAAGCTTGGTGCCGAAGTCGGCTTCGGGACCGTTGCCGACATGGCGCGCCGCTTCGGCGTAACGACTGAGATCAACACGCAGCCGGCGATGGTGCTCGGCACATCCAACGTGCGGCTGATCGACATGACTCGCGCCTTCGCGGCTGTCAGCCAGAACGGAGTCGCGGTCACGCCCTACGGCATCACGCGAGTCACTGCGAACGGCGAGACGATCTATACTCATCAGGTCGATCGATCGCGCGTGCTGGTGGCGCCTTATGTTGCCGCGCAGATGATCGACCTTCTGCAGACGGCGGTGAATACCGGCACGGGACGCGCGGCGCAGATCGGCCGGCCGGTCGCCGGAAAAACCGGCACCACCACGGCCAACAAGGATGGCTGGTTCCTTGGCTTTTCGAGCGGCCTCACCACGGGCGTCTGGATGGGGCGCGACGATGCGCGCGCCGTACCGGGTCTGGGCGGCGGCACTGCTCCCGCCCGGGCATTCGCCGCCTTCATGCGACCCGCGGTTGCCGGCCGACCGGTTGAAGAATTCGCGACCGAAGTGACACTTCCCGAGTGGCAGCTCGAGCCTGAAGCCGACGCCTATTATGAAGGGCCGGACAACGGCCTCTTCGTCGATGAATATGGCAATCCGATCGATTCGGGCGCGCCGCTTCCCGAGGGCGATATGCCTGCCGATCCGGCGGAAGGCGAAGGCCGGCTCGACCAGGACTGGATGGACCGGGTACTTGGCCGCACGCCTCAGGATGAGGTGCCTGCCCAGCAGCAGCCGCTACCGCCCCAGCCTCAACCGCAAGCCCGGCAACCCTCGCTCACGCCGCCTTCCGATCGCGCGCCGCCGCCTGCAGGGGGTGGCCCTTCCGCCGGCATTGGCGATCCGCGCGACCGCCAGCGCGAGCCCGCGCGCACTCCGCCGCCGATCCCGACGATCGCTCAGGAGTAG
- a CDS encoding M48 family metallopeptidase, which yields MKLSFDPATGQARLTLPPRVALRHGLDWAEEKRGWIEAQRARLAPALPFVPGARIPFGDAELEIVTLDARARTPRREGNRLLCGGPAEGLDKRVERWLRSEALDLLRSETSELAALAGVTVSRVAIGDPRSRWGSCASSGAIRYSWRLVLAPDFVRRATVAHEVAHRVHMNHGPAFHALTATLLGCDPAPARAWLRAHGPRLHRIGRYS from the coding sequence ATGAAGCTCTCTTTCGATCCCGCAACCGGCCAGGCACGCTTGACGCTGCCGCCGCGGGTGGCGTTGCGCCACGGCCTCGATTGGGCGGAGGAGAAGCGCGGCTGGATCGAGGCCCAGCGCGCCCGGCTGGCGCCGGCACTGCCGTTCGTGCCGGGCGCGCGGATTCCGTTCGGCGACGCCGAACTCGAAATCGTCACCCTCGATGCGCGCGCGCGCACGCCCCGCCGCGAAGGCAACCGGCTGCTGTGCGGCGGACCGGCGGAAGGGCTGGACAAGCGAGTCGAGCGTTGGCTGCGGAGCGAGGCGCTGGACCTGCTGCGCTCCGAAACCAGCGAACTCGCCGCGCTTGCCGGAGTCACCGTCTCGCGGGTGGCGATCGGCGATCCGCGGTCGCGGTGGGGGAGCTGTGCTTCGTCCGGCGCGATCCGCTACAGCTGGCGGCTGGTGCTTGCACCCGATTTCGTACGCCGAGCGACAGTGGCCCATGAAGTGGCGCATCGCGTCCACATGAATCACGGACCCGCCTTTCATGCACTCACCGCAACGCTGCTCGGATGCGATCCGGCGCCGGCGCGGGCGTGGCTGCGCGCCCATGGCCCCCGGCTACACCGGATCGGCCGCTACTCCTGA
- a CDS encoding MFS transporter, producing the protein MGETPHSPVVSAPPVGGGRFDRLFLLLFVVMLANAAGNTAMQSVLPALGRSLGVADSIVAAAFSVSALLWVIAAPYWANRSDRHGRRQMVLVGVAGYTISLFLCGVFLAAGINGWLAPVATFIAFVGGRLIYGSLGSAAPPAVQALVAGRTSRAERTKALSLLASAFGLGTILGPAIAPYLVLGSLWRGGPEIGLAGPALLFSLAGVVLWIAVARLLPRDEAEESHGAAVSYPTIGGQTSGASVTAAAAERAPPVGFFDPRVRAWIIVGLVVGHAQAMSAQVIGFLVIDRLGVSPLEALQPTGLVLMIGAGSALLAQWGLIPLFDLKPRGLVLIGAAVAAVGCAATGLASSHYGIALGYALASLGFGFARPGFTAGSSLAVGPEVQGSIAGKVTSVNGAAYVLGPSIGVGLYQLWRPLPYLAAAAGLVLLLAYVWFSLRASLRPAPEASPEQ; encoded by the coding sequence ATGGGAGAAACTCCGCACTCGCCAGTCGTTTCCGCTCCGCCCGTGGGGGGCGGACGATTCGACCGGCTGTTCCTGCTCCTGTTCGTCGTGATGCTGGCCAACGCGGCCGGGAACACGGCGATGCAATCGGTTCTGCCCGCGCTCGGTCGCTCGCTCGGCGTGGCCGACAGTATCGTCGCCGCCGCATTCTCGGTCTCGGCGCTGCTCTGGGTGATCGCCGCGCCCTATTGGGCGAACCGCTCGGATCGGCACGGCCGGCGGCAGATGGTGTTGGTAGGCGTCGCCGGCTACACGATCTCGCTGTTTCTGTGCGGTGTCTTCCTCGCGGCCGGGATCAACGGTTGGCTGGCGCCGGTCGCGACCTTCATCGCCTTCGTCGGTGGGCGGCTGATCTACGGCAGCCTCGGGTCGGCCGCACCCCCGGCGGTGCAGGCGCTGGTCGCCGGGCGCACCTCGCGCGCCGAACGCACCAAGGCGCTCTCGCTGCTTGCCTCCGCGTTCGGGCTCGGCACGATTCTCGGGCCTGCGATCGCGCCGTACCTTGTACTCGGCAGCCTCTGGCGGGGCGGACCGGAGATCGGCCTGGCCGGCCCGGCGCTGTTGTTCAGCTTGGCGGGCGTCGTGCTCTGGATCGCCGTCGCGCGCCTGCTTCCGCGCGACGAAGCCGAGGAATCGCATGGTGCGGCGGTGAGCTATCCGACGATCGGCGGGCAGACCTCGGGCGCTAGCGTGACCGCGGCGGCCGCCGAGCGCGCACCCCCTGTCGGCTTCTTCGACCCGCGCGTGCGCGCCTGGATCATCGTCGGCCTGGTCGTCGGGCATGCACAGGCGATGAGCGCGCAGGTGATCGGCTTTCTGGTGATCGACCGTCTTGGCGTCAGCCCGCTGGAGGCGCTGCAGCCGACCGGACTGGTGCTGATGATCGGCGCCGGATCGGCGCTTCTCGCGCAATGGGGCCTCATTCCGCTGTTCGATCTGAAGCCGCGCGGGCTGGTCCTGATCGGTGCCGCAGTCGCAGCCGTCGGGTGCGCCGCGACGGGCTTGGCGAGCAGCCACTATGGCATCGCACTAGGCTATGCGCTGGCGTCGCTCGGCTTCGGATTCGCACGGCCCGGATTTACCGCCGGCTCGTCGCTGGCGGTGGGCCCCGAGGTGCAGGGCTCGATCGCCGGCAAGGTGACGTCGGTCAACGGCGCGGCCTATGTGCTGGGTCCGTCGATCGGCGTGGGGCTCTACCAACTGTGGCGGCCGCTGCCGTATCTCGCGGCAGCGGCCGGGCTGGTGCTGCTCCTGGCCTATGTCTGGTTCAGTCTTCGTGCTTCGTTGCGTCCCGCGCCTGAAGCATCCCCGGAGCAATGA
- a CDS encoding DUF1491 family protein, producing the protein MSDRPASGVLVSALIRRVHSEGGAAAVLARGDAQAGGILILALERGANPSFYERGLGPQGRAVLLESGPSDLAQEADATAYWQRRRARDPDLWVIELDIAAAERFAAETILFD; encoded by the coding sequence GTGAGCGACCGGCCCGCCAGCGGCGTGCTGGTGAGCGCACTGATCCGCCGAGTGCATTCCGAAGGAGGCGCTGCCGCAGTGCTCGCCCGCGGCGACGCCCAGGCGGGCGGAATCCTTATCCTGGCGCTGGAACGCGGCGCGAATCCGAGCTTCTACGAGCGTGGCCTGGGACCGCAAGGAAGGGCGGTTCTGCTCGAATCCGGCCCTTCGGATCTGGCGCAGGAAGCCGATGCCACGGCCTATTGGCAGCGGCGGCGCGCGCGCGATCCGGATCTATGGGTTATTGAGCTGGATATCGCAGCGGCGGAACGGTTCGCCGCTGAAACGATCCTTTTCGATTGA
- a CDS encoding SCO family protein, with product MRPPLAGAAIGGPFALTDQQGRTVRDSDFAGKYRIVYFGYTMCPDVCPVDVQNIAAGLRAFEAANPERGARVAPIFITVDPERDTPEVLAEFTSAFHPRLVGLTGSEEAIAEVAQEYAIWHEKQQSPGNDAYLVNHSRQAYLMGPQGDPIALLHADESPEAVAEGLDRWVQ from the coding sequence ATGCGGCCGCCGCTCGCCGGTGCCGCGATCGGGGGCCCGTTCGCGCTCACCGACCAGCAGGGGCGGACGGTGCGCGACAGCGACTTCGCCGGCAAGTATCGGATCGTCTATTTCGGCTACACCATGTGCCCCGACGTCTGCCCGGTCGACGTGCAGAACATCGCCGCCGGGCTGCGGGCATTCGAGGCCGCGAACCCGGAGCGCGGCGCCCGGGTGGCGCCGATCTTCATCACCGTCGATCCCGAGCGCGATACGCCCGAGGTGCTGGCGGAATTCACGTCCGCCTTCCATCCGCGTCTCGTGGGATTGACCGGCAGTGAAGAGGCGATCGCCGAAGTCGCCCAGGAATATGCGATCTGGCACGAGAAGCAGCAGTCGCCGGGGAACGACGCCTATCTCGTCAACCACAGCCGCCAGGCCTATCTCATGGGACCCCAAGGCGATCCGATCGCGCTGCTGCACGCCGACGAGTCGCCGGAGGCCGTGGCGGAAGGCCTCGATCGCTGGGTCCAGTGA
- a CDS encoding MmcB family DNA repair protein — MRQEPLPTAGRSDSPLPLQAGDVARGVCRMLLRHDCVAMAEVSLSDGRRADLMALDSRGTIVIVEIKVSRADLLGDSKWTDYLAHCDRFFWAVPAGFDHSPLAQPSFLPERTGIIVADRYDAAILREAQSVPMAPATRRKCTLAFARRAGRRLLHLVDPEAEPPV, encoded by the coding sequence ATGCGCCAGGAGCCGCTCCCGACCGCCGGCAGATCGGATTCGCCGCTTCCTCTCCAGGCCGGAGACGTGGCGCGCGGAGTCTGCCGGATGCTGCTTCGCCACGACTGCGTGGCGATGGCCGAGGTTTCGCTGAGCGACGGGCGTCGCGCCGACCTGATGGCGCTCGATTCGCGTGGCACCATCGTCATCGTCGAGATCAAAGTGTCACGCGCGGACTTGCTCGGCGACTCGAAATGGACCGATTACCTCGCGCATTGCGACCGCTTCTTCTGGGCGGTGCCTGCGGGATTCGATCATAGTCCGCTCGCGCAGCCAAGCTTCCTTCCAGAGCGCACCGGCATCATCGTGGCGGATAGATATGACGCGGCGATCCTGCGCGAGGCGCAGAGCGTGCCAATGGCGCCAGCGACTCGGCGCAAATGCACGCTTGCCTTCGCTCGACGGGCAGGCCGGCGCCTGCTCCACCTGGTCGATCCCGAAGCCGAGCCGCCGGTCTGA
- a CDS encoding YcgN family cysteine cluster protein, giving the protein MSGRFWEDVPLERLDRAQWEALCDGCGKCCVHKLEDEDTGELLPTNVACRLLDRSSGRCSDYRHRHAFVSECVRLTARSVWTIDWLPATCAYRLRAAGEQLPEWHYLVCGDPEAVHRAGESTRGWTVSEDDAGDFEHHLVERAL; this is encoded by the coding sequence GTGAGCGGCCGCTTCTGGGAAGACGTGCCGCTCGAGCGGCTCGACCGGGCGCAGTGGGAAGCATTGTGTGACGGATGCGGCAAATGCTGCGTCCACAAGCTGGAAGACGAAGATACGGGCGAGCTGCTGCCAACCAATGTCGCCTGTCGGTTGCTCGATCGGTCGAGCGGGCGATGCAGCGACTATCGGCACCGCCATGCCTTCGTCAGCGAATGCGTGCGGCTGACGGCAAGGAGCGTATGGACGATCGATTGGCTCCCTGCAACCTGCGCCTATCGTCTGCGGGCAGCGGGGGAGCAGCTTCCCGAGTGGCACTATCTCGTCTGCGGTGATCCCGAAGCAGTGCACCGCGCAGGCGAATCGACGCGCGGCTGGACCGTATCGGAAGACGATGCGGGCGATTTCGAGCACCATCTCGTCGAACGGGCGCTGTGA
- a CDS encoding PTS sugar transporter subunit IIA — MTDLSDLLLPEAVVAGLTVGSKKTLFHQLGVIASSAYAVDSEQVTRAISARERLGSTGFGGGIAIPHGKLEGLRRVVGVFARLEQPIDFAAVDDLPVDLVFLLLSPVGAGAAHLKALARVSRQMRDRAFTDKLRGAGSTDALFALLSAVESRDAA; from the coding sequence ATGACCGATCTCAGCGATTTGCTCTTGCCCGAGGCCGTCGTCGCGGGCTTGACCGTCGGCAGCAAGAAGACACTGTTCCATCAGCTCGGGGTGATCGCGAGCAGTGCCTATGCCGTGGATTCAGAGCAGGTGACTCGTGCGATCTCCGCACGGGAGCGACTTGGATCAACCGGCTTCGGCGGTGGGATCGCCATTCCGCATGGCAAGCTCGAAGGGCTGCGGCGCGTGGTGGGCGTTTTCGCTCGACTGGAACAGCCGATCGACTTCGCGGCAGTCGACGATCTTCCGGTCGATCTGGTGTTTCTGCTGCTGTCGCCGGTGGGAGCGGGTGCCGCGCATCTCAAGGCGCTGGCGCGAGTGTCGCGCCAGATGCGCGACCGCGCCTTCACTGACAAGCTTCGCGGTGCAGGCTCCACCGATGCGCTCTTCGCACTGCTGTCGGCCGTGGAGTCCCGTGACGCTGCCTGA
- the msrB gene encoding peptide-methionine (R)-S-oxide reductase MsrB — protein sequence MEQINLSESEWRRKLSPDQFHVLRQAGTEVPFSGRYNDNKADGVYRCAGCANPLFDSADKYDSGSGWPSFTQPVTPDAVDEHRDVTHGMVRTEVRCARCDGHLGHVFPDGPPPTGMRYCMNSVALDFRSRSGNDSAASGSQSAVS from the coding sequence ATGGAACAGATCAATCTTTCCGAATCCGAATGGCGCAGGAAGCTGAGCCCGGACCAGTTTCACGTCCTGCGTCAGGCCGGAACCGAGGTGCCCTTTTCGGGCCGCTACAACGACAACAAGGCCGATGGAGTCTATCGCTGCGCCGGCTGCGCCAATCCGCTGTTCGACAGCGCCGACAAATATGATTCGGGATCGGGCTGGCCCAGCTTCACGCAACCCGTGACGCCAGACGCGGTCGACGAGCATCGCGACGTGACGCACGGCATGGTCCGCACCGAAGTGCGCTGCGCCCGCTGCGATGGCCATCTCGGCCATGTCTTTCCGGATGGCCCGCCGCCGACGGGGATGCGCTACTGCATGAATTCGGTTGCGCTCGACTTCCGTTCACGCTCAGGCAACGACAGTGCTGCTAGCGGCAGCCAATCCGCCGTCTCCTAG
- a CDS encoding ankyrin repeat domain-containing protein: MSRKLVRVAAAAVALAFVATPAAAQNFSDGYKFLKAIRDADGTEVMNFLNTPGQRIVNARDQTTGEAALHIVAKRKDLTYLRFLLQRGANPDIRDSDGNSPMMLSANLRWLEGIEALIAKGADVNLANTRGETPLIVAVQREDYQLVRTLLDAGADPDRPDLLAGLSAREYAARDVRSQSIRNLLEAAPRIERANVSGPTLR; this comes from the coding sequence ATGTCCCGCAAGCTCGTGCGCGTCGCCGCAGCAGCCGTCGCACTCGCATTCGTCGCCACCCCCGCAGCGGCGCAGAATTTCTCCGACGGCTACAAGTTCCTGAAGGCGATTCGCGATGCCGACGGCACGGAGGTAATGAACTTCCTCAACACTCCGGGCCAGCGGATCGTGAACGCGCGTGACCAAACGACCGGCGAGGCCGCGCTGCACATCGTCGCCAAGCGCAAGGACCTCACATACCTTCGCTTCCTGCTTCAGCGCGGCGCCAACCCCGACATTCGCGACAGCGACGGCAATTCGCCGATGATGCTCTCGGCCAATCTGCGCTGGCTGGAGGGAATCGAGGCACTGATCGCAAAGGGCGCGGACGTGAACCTGGCCAACACCCGTGGGGAGACGCCGTTGATCGTCGCGGTGCAGCGCGAGGATTACCAGCTCGTCCGCACGTTGCTGGATGCCGGTGCCGACCCGGACCGTCCCGATCTTCTCGCCGGACTTTCCGCGCGCGAATATGCCGCGCGCGACGTTCGGTCGCAGTCGATCCGCAACCTCCTCGAAGCAGCGCCGCGCATCGAGCGGGCGAATGTTTCCGGGCCGACGCTGCGCTGA
- a CDS encoding PaaI family thioesterase, with product MTLPDSAPPAVVGAEAHFRALESLYSAAPINRLFESELEIPASGFARILFTIDSRFFHAGGAAHGTSYFKMLDDAAFYAANSLVTDRFLLTTAFNLLFTRPLREGPVVAEGRWVSGQRRVFVAEARLVDSSGEEAARGTGTFMRSRIPLATLPGYRKDAA from the coding sequence GTGACGCTGCCTGATTCCGCTCCGCCCGCCGTCGTGGGCGCCGAGGCGCATTTTCGCGCGCTCGAGTCGCTCTACTCTGCCGCGCCGATCAACCGACTGTTCGAATCCGAGCTCGAGATTCCAGCGAGCGGCTTCGCGCGAATTCTTTTCACCATCGACAGCCGGTTCTTCCACGCCGGCGGCGCCGCGCATGGCACCAGCTATTTCAAGATGCTCGACGATGCGGCCTTCTACGCCGCCAACAGCCTCGTGACCGATCGGTTTCTGCTGACCACCGCGTTCAATCTGCTGTTCACTCGGCCGCTGCGGGAGGGGCCGGTGGTTGCCGAAGGACGTTGGGTAAGCGGGCAGCGGCGCGTGTTCGTCGCGGAGGCGCGACTCGTCGATTCGAGCGGCGAGGAAGCGGCACGCGGTACGGGCACCTTCATGCGGTCCCGGATTCCGCTCGCTACTCTGCCGGGCTATCGCAAGGATGCGGCGTGA
- a CDS encoding cell wall hydrolase, with amino-acid sequence MVPPPPAAAVPLPAIGNIQTGDSPVVADASEEDAIDAEFASLSEAVDAQNTAAAADRELRCLATGVYYESKGEPLAGQLAVANVILNRAASGRYPRSVCSVLTQRGQFSFVRGGRLPTPPNDRAWRRALAVAQVAERDLWESPVPEALFFHANYVSPNWGRPRVAAIGNHIFYR; translated from the coding sequence ATGGTTCCCCCGCCGCCCGCTGCGGCGGTTCCGCTTCCCGCGATCGGCAATATCCAGACCGGCGACTCGCCTGTCGTCGCCGACGCCTCCGAGGAAGATGCGATCGATGCGGAGTTCGCTTCGCTCTCCGAGGCCGTCGATGCGCAGAACACCGCTGCCGCGGCCGATCGGGAACTCCGCTGCCTTGCGACCGGCGTTTACTACGAGTCGAAGGGCGAGCCGCTGGCCGGCCAGCTGGCGGTGGCCAATGTGATCCTCAATCGCGCAGCCTCCGGCCGCTATCCGCGCTCGGTCTGTTCGGTGCTCACGCAGCGTGGCCAGTTCTCCTTCGTTCGGGGCGGTCGCCTGCCGACGCCGCCGAACGACCGCGCATGGCGGCGCGCGCTGGCCGTGGCGCAGGTCGCTGAGCGCGACCTGTGGGAAAGCCCCGTGCCCGAAGCGCTGTTCTTCCACGCTAATTATGTCTCGCCGAACTGGGGCCGCCCGCGCGTGGCCGCCATCGGCAACCATATCTTCTATCGTTGA